A genomic region of Brevibacillus sp. JNUCC-41 contains the following coding sequences:
- the refZ gene encoding forespore capture DNA-binding protein RefZ, translated as MNRQTPTKQAIVEAALHLFHLKGYHATSIRDIANKAKVNAANIAYYFKNKQGLLEFCFISYLEEYILVLEKNMTLLELKGPQHCLMNLVKDILAFQRENFLAARFIYGESSLDSNLNREIHSTYFTKEKSYFQYILEQGIKSRSFQQVSVPMYMLQLKGLLTAPVLHTHYAMEVLHVFPQEAYYTNIYANEVGRFLQDTLFNAEDFQPLLAGRPEVYT; from the coding sequence ATGAATCGCCAGACGCCAACGAAACAAGCCATTGTGGAAGCTGCATTGCATTTATTTCATTTAAAAGGCTATCATGCTACATCCATACGGGATATTGCAAATAAAGCGAAAGTGAACGCTGCAAATATTGCCTACTATTTCAAGAATAAACAGGGGTTGCTGGAATTCTGCTTCATTTCCTATTTAGAAGAGTATATCCTGGTCCTTGAGAAGAACATGACATTGCTCGAACTTAAAGGCCCGCAACATTGCTTGATGAATCTTGTAAAGGATATTCTCGCTTTCCAGAGGGAAAACTTCCTTGCTGCACGGTTCATATATGGGGAATCTTCACTAGATTCCAATTTAAACCGCGAAATTCATTCGACTTATTTTACTAAGGAAAAGTCTTATTTTCAATATATTTTGGAACAAGGAATCAAGAGCAGGAGTTTCCAGCAAGTATCCGTTCCCATGTATATGCTGCAGTTGAAGGGTTTATTGACGGCCCCTGTCCTGCATACCCATTATGCGATGGAGGTGCTTCACGTCTTCCCGCAGGAAGCCTATTACACGAATATTTATGCCAATGAAGTCGGACGTTTTCTGCAAGATACCCTTTTCAATGCCGAAGACTTCCAGCCACTGTTAGCCGGCCGGCCTGAAGTGTATACATGA
- the ezrA gene encoding septation ring formation regulator EzrA yields MDYIIGVIVLILIFIIWGYFFKKRYFKEIDRLESWKISITHRPVLEELSKVKQLNMTGETEEMFENWRIEWDAIITDHMPEVEELLFDAEEFVDKYRFSRSKEVQRKITVKLNEIEEMIKKILYELNELVGSEEKNRLEIEDIKESYRQLKKSLLAHRHNYGKAADKLENSLDEVLQILQKYEEETVNGNYLNARELVLSIKEKLAVLSVKMEMLPKLLLDSQSELHSQLQELKDGYEEMSGQGYLLSHIQFEQEISRLEEELELYKTQLDNAETEAVEKGIKEMRESIEVLYDLLEKEVLSKQYILKNDEVLRKTLSDLEYENDKLKVETIHVQHTYHLTENELDAQRKMEKQIAQISKRHQLLVLKMEDNVMASSLISEEMQGLSEQLKELQENQKDFTLKLQALRKDEMDARDALAELKRKMVDTGRLIAKSNIPGLPEEYKVVLQDAKESMDDVQGKLEEKPLDMAAVYIYLEKAVQQVNKVHEKANELIEHMYLAEKVIQFGNRYRSSHDMVAESLREAEAKFRSYEYQAALETAATAIEKVDPGSLRKIGTNIEEVLS; encoded by the coding sequence ATGGATTACATAATTGGGGTAATTGTATTAATTTTGATTTTCATCATTTGGGGTTATTTTTTCAAAAAGAGATATTTTAAAGAAATCGATCGACTGGAATCCTGGAAAATAAGCATCACGCACCGCCCCGTGCTGGAAGAGCTTTCTAAAGTCAAACAATTGAACATGACAGGTGAAACAGAGGAAATGTTCGAAAACTGGCGAATTGAATGGGACGCCATCATTACGGATCATATGCCCGAAGTCGAAGAGCTTTTATTCGATGCCGAGGAATTCGTCGATAAATACCGTTTCAGCCGATCAAAAGAGGTACAGCGCAAAATTACAGTCAAGCTGAATGAAATCGAGGAAATGATCAAAAAGATCTTATATGAACTGAATGAACTCGTAGGCAGTGAGGAAAAGAATCGATTGGAAATTGAGGATATCAAAGAATCCTACCGTCAATTGAAGAAATCCCTGCTTGCGCACAGGCATAATTATGGGAAAGCGGCTGATAAGCTGGAAAATTCCTTGGATGAAGTATTGCAAATCCTCCAGAAGTATGAAGAAGAGACCGTGAACGGCAATTATTTGAATGCGAGGGAGCTAGTTCTATCCATTAAGGAAAAATTGGCGGTTCTGTCAGTTAAAATGGAAATGCTCCCAAAATTATTGTTGGATAGCCAATCAGAGCTGCATTCCCAGCTTCAGGAATTGAAGGATGGTTATGAGGAGATGTCAGGACAAGGGTATCTGTTGAGCCATATCCAATTCGAGCAGGAAATATCACGGCTTGAGGAAGAACTGGAACTTTATAAAACACAATTGGACAATGCCGAAACGGAAGCCGTGGAAAAAGGCATTAAAGAAATGCGCGAAAGCATCGAGGTTCTTTATGACCTTTTGGAAAAAGAAGTACTTTCAAAACAGTATATCTTGAAAAATGATGAAGTTCTCAGAAAAACGTTAAGTGACCTTGAATATGAAAACGATAAACTTAAAGTTGAAACCATACATGTTCAACACACCTATCATTTGACGGAAAATGAGCTTGATGCACAACGGAAAATGGAAAAGCAGATTGCCCAGATTTCGAAACGCCATCAATTGCTTGTCTTGAAAATGGAGGATAATGTGATGGCAAGCTCCCTTATCAGCGAAGAGATGCAGGGACTGTCGGAACAGCTGAAGGAATTGCAGGAAAATCAGAAAGACTTTACCCTTAAATTACAGGCTTTGCGAAAAGATGAAATGGATGCCAGGGATGCATTGGCCGAATTGAAGCGCAAAATGGTCGATACTGGACGTTTAATTGCAAAAAGCAATATTCCAGGTCTTCCAGAAGAATATAAAGTGGTGCTTCAGGACGCCAAAGAAAGCATGGACGATGTTCAGGGGAAACTTGAAGAAAAGCCGCTTGACATGGCCGCTGTTTATATTTACTTGGAAAAGGCGGTTCAACAGGTGAATAAGGTCCACGAAAAAGCCAATGAATTGATTGAACATATGTATTTGGCCGAAAAGGTGATCCAATTCGGAAATCGCTATCGCAGCAGTCACGATATGGTAGCCGAGAGCCTTAGGGAGGCCGAGGCCAAATTCCGAAGCTACGAATATCAAGCCGCCTTGGAAACGGCAGCCACGGCCATAGAAAAGGTCGACCCAGGCAGTTTACGAAAAATCGGGACGAACATAGAAGAAGTCCTTTCCTAA
- the rpsD gene encoding 30S ribosomal protein S4, translating into MARYTGPSWKLSRRLGISLTGTGKELEKRPYAPGQHGPNQRRKISEYGMQLQEKQKLRHMYGITERQFRSMFDRAGKLKGVHGENFMILLESRLDNLVYRLGLARTRRQARQLVNHGHITVDGGRVDIPSYKVTLGQTIAVREKSRNFSIIKESVEATNFVPDFLTFDAEKLEGTFTRLPERSELPAEINEALIVEFYSR; encoded by the coding sequence ATGGCTCGTTATACTGGCCCAAGCTGGAAACTATCCCGTCGTTTAGGAATTTCCCTAACAGGTACTGGTAAAGAATTAGAAAAACGCCCTTATGCTCCAGGACAACATGGTCCTAACCAACGCAGAAAAATTTCTGAATACGGAATGCAACTGCAAGAGAAACAAAAACTTCGTCACATGTACGGAATCACTGAACGTCAATTCCGTTCAATGTTCGACCGTGCTGGCAAACTTAAAGGTGTTCATGGTGAAAACTTCATGATTCTTCTTGAATCACGTCTTGACAACCTAGTTTACCGTCTTGGTTTAGCTCGTACACGTCGTCAAGCACGTCAACTTGTTAACCACGGTCACATCACTGTAGACGGAGGCCGCGTAGACATTCCATCTTACAAAGTGACTCTTGGACAAACAATCGCAGTTCGTGAAAAATCACGCAACTTCTCAATCATCAAAGAATCAGTTGAAGCAACTAACTTCGTTCCTGATTTCCTTACTTTCGATGCTGAGAAATTAGAAGGTACTTTCACTCGTTTACCAGAACGTTCTGAATTGCCTGCTGAAATTAACGAAGCTCTTATCGTTGAGTTCTACTCTCGTTAA
- the acsA gene encoding acetate--CoA ligase has protein sequence MNVKALPVVEGNFNLKNYDEKYKKFDWSETEKEFSWSETGKVNLAYEAIDRHVDTYKKNKVALYYKDDKRNEKYTFKEMKDYTNQAANVFKNIANVEKGDRVFIFMPRSPELYFALLGAIKTGAVVGPLFEAFMEGAIRDRLEDSEASVIVTTPELLPRVPVDELPHLKHIFLVGENIKEEGKYHHFNKKLKEADKNFEIEWVDRNDGLILHYTSGSTGKPKGVLHVHNAMIQHYQTARWVLDLQDEDVYWCTADPGWVTGTSYGIFGPWLTGTSNVIVGGRFKPESWYKTLEDFGVTVWYSAPTAFRMLMGAGDEIVKRFDLSALRHILSVGEPLNPEVVRWGMKVFNHRIHDTWWMTETGAQVICNYPCLEIKPGSMGKPIPGVKAAIVDDQGNELPPHRMGNLAIKKGWPSMMKTVWKNEAKYESYFMPGDWYVSGDSAYMDEDGYFWFQGRVDDVIMTAGERVGPFEVESKLVEHPAVAEAGVIGKPDPVRGEIIKAFIALRDGYDANEELIEEIRTFVKHGLAAHAAPREIEFRDKLPKTRSGKIMRRVLKAWELDLPTGDLSSMED, from the coding sequence ATGAATGTGAAAGCGTTGCCAGTAGTGGAAGGTAATTTTAATTTAAAGAATTATGATGAAAAATACAAGAAGTTTGACTGGTCTGAGACGGAAAAGGAATTCTCCTGGTCTGAAACCGGTAAAGTGAATCTTGCATATGAAGCCATTGACCGCCATGTCGACACATACAAAAAGAATAAGGTAGCCCTTTATTACAAAGACGATAAAAGAAATGAAAAGTATACATTCAAGGAAATGAAAGATTATACGAATCAAGCGGCCAATGTATTCAAGAACATTGCCAATGTGGAAAAAGGTGATCGAGTTTTCATCTTCATGCCTCGCTCCCCGGAGCTTTATTTTGCATTGTTGGGTGCGATTAAAACGGGAGCGGTCGTAGGGCCGTTGTTCGAAGCCTTCATGGAAGGCGCAATAAGGGATCGCCTTGAAGATAGTGAGGCAAGTGTGATTGTGACGACACCTGAACTTTTGCCGCGCGTCCCAGTGGATGAGCTACCCCATTTAAAGCATATTTTCTTGGTGGGGGAAAATATAAAAGAAGAAGGAAAGTACCATCACTTCAATAAAAAGTTAAAAGAAGCCGACAAAAATTTCGAAATTGAATGGGTGGATCGGAATGACGGTCTGATTCTTCACTATACCTCCGGTTCCACAGGCAAACCAAAAGGAGTGCTTCACGTCCATAATGCGATGATCCAGCATTATCAAACGGCAAGATGGGTCCTTGATTTGCAGGATGAGGACGTGTATTGGTGCACAGCGGACCCTGGATGGGTGACAGGGACGTCTTACGGGATCTTTGGACCTTGGCTGACAGGAACCTCGAATGTCATTGTAGGCGGGCGGTTCAAGCCTGAATCCTGGTACAAGACCTTGGAAGACTTTGGTGTCACGGTATGGTATAGTGCCCCAACGGCCTTCAGGATGCTGATGGGCGCAGGTGACGAAATCGTTAAGCGGTTCGATTTAAGCGCTCTCCGCCATATTTTAAGTGTCGGTGAACCGTTGAATCCGGAAGTGGTGCGCTGGGGAATGAAGGTATTCAATCACCGTATCCATGATACATGGTGGATGACGGAGACCGGGGCTCAGGTCATCTGCAATTATCCTTGCCTGGAAATCAAACCGGGTTCGATGGGCAAACCGATTCCTGGTGTGAAGGCGGCGATAGTGGATGATCAAGGCAACGAGCTTCCGCCGCATAGAATGGGGAACCTTGCCATCAAGAAAGGCTGGCCTTCGATGATGAAGACGGTCTGGAAGAATGAAGCGAAATATGAATCTTACTTTATGCCTGGTGATTGGTATGTTTCGGGAGATTCCGCATATATGGATGAAGATGGTTATTTCTGGTTCCAAGGCCGTGTTGATGATGTCATCATGACGGCAGGGGAAAGAGTCGGACCTTTCGAAGTGGAAAGCAAGTTGGTCGAGCATCCTGCCGTAGCTGAAGCGGGGGTCATTGGTAAGCCCGATCCGGTTCGGGGGGAAATTATCAAAGCGTTTATCGCTCTTCGTGACGGATACGATGCAAACGAAGAGTTGATTGAGGAAATTCGTACATTTGTAAAGCATGGTCTAGCAGCACATGCGGCACCTCGTGAAATTGAATTCAGGGATAAACTTCCTAAAACAAGAAGCGGTAAAATCATGCGCCGTGTCCTGAAAGCTTGGGAACTTGATTTGCCAACTGGTGATTTATCATCGATGGAGGATTGA
- the hisJ gene encoding histidinol-phosphatase HisJ, protein MKADGHVHTPFCPHGSTDKFDEYITRGIELGLKEITFTEHAPLPRNFQDPTPEKDSGMDAALLLDYFQELRVLKERYKDKILIKTGLEVDFIEGYENETKAFLDEIGEFLDDSILSVHFIKHQNSWHCIDFSDDGFSEIANELGSVESVYTKYYDTLEKSIEADLGIYKPKRIGHITLVHKFQHRYPPASSFDERVYKVLDMIKDQRYELDYNGAGLVKPLCGEPYPPERFAKRALDLGIPLIYGSDAHQAKDLGQGHQALIAGYKG, encoded by the coding sequence ATGAAAGCTGACGGTCATGTGCACACTCCGTTTTGTCCACACGGCTCTACGGATAAATTCGATGAATATATTACGCGGGGAATCGAGCTAGGATTAAAGGAAATCACATTTACGGAACATGCTCCATTGCCAAGGAATTTTCAAGATCCTACGCCTGAAAAAGACAGCGGCATGGACGCTGCCCTGCTCCTGGATTACTTTCAAGAGCTCCGCGTACTGAAAGAACGCTATAAAGACAAAATCCTGATCAAAACAGGCCTGGAGGTTGACTTTATAGAGGGGTATGAAAATGAAACAAAAGCATTCCTCGACGAAATCGGTGAATTCCTTGATGATAGTATACTTTCCGTCCACTTCATCAAGCATCAAAACAGTTGGCATTGCATCGATTTCAGCGATGATGGGTTTAGTGAGATTGCCAATGAACTAGGTTCAGTGGAATCGGTTTATACCAAATATTACGATACACTGGAAAAATCAATAGAAGCTGATTTAGGCATATATAAACCAAAACGGATCGGGCACATTACGCTTGTCCATAAATTCCAGCATCGATATCCGCCGGCATCAAGTTTTGACGAGCGGGTTTACAAGGTTCTCGATATGATCAAGGATCAAAGGTATGAACTGGATTATAATGGAGCCGGGCTTGTAAAGCCGCTATGCGGTGAGCCCTATCCCCCTGAACGATTTGCAAAACGTGCTTTAGATCTCGGCATTCCGCTTATTTACGGTTCCGATGCCCATCAGGCTAAAGATTTGGGTCAGGGCCATCAGGCACTGATTGCAGGGTATAAAGGATAA
- a CDS encoding transglycosylase domain-containing protein, producing the protein MNNNQKDRFQTVWKQLTRFFQNEKTQKNARVTYQVIWNLTLILIIVGILGFSFAGGVGAGYFAALVNDEPVRSKEDLKKDIYNYEETSEVYFADNVYLGKLKSDLEREEVSIDKVSEYLKNAVIATEDEYFYEHDGVVPKAILRAIYQEFTNASVQSGGSTLTQQLIKNQVLTNEVSFDRKAKEILLALRVEKFFEKEEILETYLNVSTLGRNSSGRNIAGVESAAEGIFGVEAKDLTLPQSAFIAGLPQSPFGYTPYTQQGKLKDNQEPGINRMKTVLKRMYSNGYITKEQYDKAIAYDITKDFIGKKALPSEKYPWLTYEIEKRSIEILSVSLAKEDGYEEKDLKNDDLKDQYVALADRKLRQNGYQIYTTVNKKVYDKMQEVTKNYPNFGYDKAGEPVEAGAILIENKTGKIISFVGGRDFKREQTNHATTSLRSNGSTMKPLLVYGPGIELGKISPGSVSANVPISIPAGSKAWRPGNYGGGSYTGVTTAREALKNSYNIPAALFYKKIINLSPASYLEKMGFSTVTKGDYSNLAMSLGAMDEGVTVEENVNAFGTFANSGEFIDAYMIDKIVSKDGKVIYEHKVKPVEVFSPQAAYLTLDMMRDVVNSGTAASVRNRLAFSSDWAGKTGTSQNYWDAWFVATNPNVSFGTWLGYDTPKSLQGTYNGLEYNKRNMYYWADLINAAYKVDPKLIDPDKRFEMPGGIVSRSFCGVSGLLPSSACQKAGLVKSDLFIAKYAPSRADDSFIDGQYVSVGSKRYAALPQTPGEFTSGGFMLNPDSYADIGLEYVDDPGSVIPGGEKSGNVVGAKAKLNDNGKAPDPLSITISNDKITWGLHHEGDVVGYRVYKDGKKVASINAGGSLVYKVGSGGSYYVTAVDIVGKESAPSQRVESGAKKTGSKEDSAKNKDDRGKDKVANEDKKPDSKEKNGSDKDKDKDKDKDKEPEKETDKDKEPAQDKDQNKENTDKEIQETDKDQDTVNDKEKETDKAEEEEE; encoded by the coding sequence ATGAATAATAATCAAAAAGATAGATTTCAAACAGTCTGGAAGCAGCTGACCCGTTTTTTTCAAAATGAAAAAACACAAAAGAACGCGCGGGTTACATACCAAGTCATTTGGAATTTAACGCTGATCCTCATTATTGTCGGGATCCTAGGATTCTCATTCGCCGGCGGCGTCGGAGCCGGCTATTTCGCTGCCCTCGTCAATGATGAGCCGGTACGCTCAAAGGAAGATTTAAAAAAGGACATCTACAATTATGAAGAGACCTCTGAGGTATACTTTGCGGATAACGTATACTTGGGCAAGCTTAAGAGTGACCTTGAGCGTGAAGAAGTGTCCATCGATAAAGTTTCCGAGTATCTTAAAAATGCAGTCATCGCTACAGAAGATGAGTATTTTTATGAACATGACGGGGTTGTCCCGAAAGCCATCCTGCGTGCCATTTACCAGGAATTTACCAATGCGTCCGTCCAATCGGGAGGAAGCACTTTAACACAGCAGCTCATTAAAAACCAGGTACTGACCAACGAAGTATCATTTGACCGGAAAGCAAAAGAAATCCTGCTTGCACTCCGTGTCGAAAAGTTCTTTGAAAAAGAAGAGATTTTGGAAACCTATTTAAACGTCTCCACTCTGGGACGAAATTCTTCCGGTCGTAACATCGCAGGTGTCGAGTCCGCTGCTGAAGGTATTTTCGGCGTGGAGGCCAAAGATCTGACACTGCCCCAATCTGCCTTTATTGCTGGATTGCCGCAAAGCCCTTTTGGCTATACTCCCTATACTCAGCAAGGGAAACTTAAAGATAATCAAGAACCCGGCATTAACCGGATGAAAACGGTTTTAAAACGGATGTATAGTAATGGATACATAACAAAAGAGCAATATGATAAAGCAATCGCATACGACATAACAAAAGACTTTATCGGTAAAAAGGCGTTGCCATCTGAGAAATATCCATGGCTCACCTATGAAATCGAAAAACGCTCCATCGAAATCCTTTCTGTCAGTCTGGCAAAAGAAGATGGATATGAAGAGAAAGATTTAAAGAATGATGATTTAAAAGATCAATATGTAGCACTTGCCGATCGTAAGCTACGTCAAAACGGCTATCAGATTTATACGACGGTCAATAAAAAGGTATATGATAAAATGCAGGAAGTTACGAAAAACTATCCAAATTTCGGATACGATAAAGCGGGTGAGCCCGTTGAAGCCGGGGCTATTCTAATCGAAAATAAAACAGGAAAAATCATCAGTTTCGTAGGTGGCCGTGATTTCAAGCGGGAGCAGACGAATCATGCGACCACATCACTGCGATCAAATGGATCAACGATGAAGCCTTTGCTCGTATATGGTCCTGGCATTGAGTTAGGAAAAATCTCACCTGGAAGCGTATCGGCCAACGTACCCATTTCCATTCCAGCAGGCAGCAAAGCGTGGCGTCCAGGAAACTATGGCGGCGGAAGCTATACGGGAGTAACAACAGCCCGGGAGGCATTGAAGAATTCCTATAATATCCCGGCAGCGCTCTTTTACAAGAAAATAATCAACCTAAGCCCCGCTTCCTATTTGGAGAAGATGGGATTCTCCACCGTGACGAAAGGGGATTACTCCAATCTTGCCATGTCATTAGGTGCCATGGACGAAGGTGTGACCGTTGAAGAAAATGTCAATGCATTTGGCACATTTGCCAATTCAGGGGAGTTCATCGATGCTTATATGATCGATAAGATCGTATCGAAGGATGGCAAGGTCATCTATGAACATAAAGTGAAACCAGTGGAAGTATTCTCTCCTCAAGCCGCTTACCTGACGCTTGATATGATGCGTGATGTCGTAAACAGCGGGACGGCCGCTTCGGTCAGGAACCGACTTGCTTTCTCAAGTGATTGGGCAGGTAAGACCGGAACTTCACAAAACTATTGGGACGCTTGGTTCGTCGCAACCAACCCTAATGTATCATTCGGTACATGGCTGGGTTATGACACACCGAAATCCTTACAAGGGACCTATAATGGTCTAGAATATAATAAACGTAATATGTATTATTGGGCAGATCTGATCAATGCCGCATACAAAGTCGATCCTAAACTCATCGACCCCGATAAGCGGTTTGAAATGCCGGGCGGAATTGTCAGCCGTTCCTTCTGTGGCGTTTCAGGACTGCTGCCTTCAAGTGCATGCCAAAAGGCAGGTCTTGTAAAATCAGATTTATTCATCGCCAAATATGCTCCATCCAGGGCGGATGATAGTTTCATAGATGGACAGTATGTATCAGTCGGCAGCAAACGCTACGCAGCCCTCCCGCAAACGCCTGGCGAATTCACAAGCGGCGGGTTCATGTTGAATCCCGATTCCTATGCAGATATCGGATTGGAATATGTCGATGACCCGGGATCCGTGATTCCTGGAGGCGAAAAATCAGGAAATGTCGTCGGGGCGAAAGCAAAATTGAATGATAATGGCAAAGCACCAGATCCCCTATCCATAACGATCAGTAACGATAAGATTACATGGGGCTTGCATCATGAAGGAGATGTCGTCGGTTATCGTGTCTATAAAGACGGCAAAAAAGTGGCGAGCATCAATGCTGGCGGGAGTCTTGTTTACAAAGTCGGCTCAGGCGGTTCCTATTACGTAACGGCCGTAGACATAGTCGGTAAAGAATCAGCCCCTTCTCAACGTGTTGAAAGCGGCGCTAAAAAGACAGGTTCGAAAGAAGATTCCGCAAAAAATAAAGATGATCGCGGAAAAGATAAAGTAGCTAACGAAGATAAAAAACCGGACTCAAAAGAAAAGAACGGTTCGGATAAAGATAAAGATAAAGATAAAGATAAAGATAAAGAACCAGAAAAAGAAACGGATAAAGATAAAGAGCCAGCTCAAGACAAAGATCAAAACAAGGAAAATACAGATAAAGAAATTCAAGAGACCGACAAAGATCAAGACACAGTCAATGATAAAGAGAAAGAAACGGATAAAGCTGAAGAAGAGGAAGAATGA
- a CDS encoding GAF domain-containing protein yields the protein MFNVEMYQGKKEKNYELVQKQLLALIEDETNRIANLSNAAALLNLFLDEINWVGFYLYEEGQLILGPFQGLPACVRIPMGKGVCGTSAATETTLRVEDVHQFPGHIACDAASRSEIVIPLMKDGKLLGVLDIDSPITDRFDEMDQHGLEKFAEILSNHL from the coding sequence TTGTTTAATGTCGAAATGTATCAAGGAAAAAAAGAAAAAAACTATGAACTGGTCCAAAAACAACTACTTGCCTTAATCGAAGATGAAACGAACCGGATAGCAAATTTAAGCAATGCGGCAGCTTTACTTAATCTGTTTCTCGATGAGATTAACTGGGTAGGTTTTTATTTATATGAAGAAGGCCAATTAATTCTAGGACCCTTTCAAGGTCTTCCAGCCTGTGTCCGCATTCCAATGGGCAAGGGCGTATGCGGGACTTCAGCTGCAACTGAAACAACCCTGCGTGTAGAGGATGTCCATCAATTCCCTGGACATATCGCCTGCGATGCGGCATCAAGATCTGAAATTGTCATACCGCTCATGAAGGATGGCAAATTGCTCGGTGTCCTCGATATCGACAGCCCGATAACGGACCGTTTCGATGAAATGGATCAGCATGGACTGGAGAAGTTCGCTGAAATCCTTTCCAATCATCTATAA
- the tyrS gene encoding tyrosine--tRNA ligase, with the protein MELLKDLEWRGIIYQQTDEEGFKDLLEKEKISLYCGVDPTADSMHIGHLLPFLTLRRFQQHGHRPLVLVGGATGLIGDPSGKKEERQLQTLEKVLYNADCIKGQLSHIFEFDGDNGAVMVNNYDWIGKIDMVTFLRDYGKYIGINYMLAKDTVASRLDTGISFTEFAYTILQGIDFGHLYSNFNCKLQIGGSDQWGNITTGLEMIRKSNDENAKAFGMTIPLVTKADGTKFGKTEGGAIWLDPEKTTPYEFYQFWINTADADVVKYLKFFTFLSREAIEELEQSVQTEPHLRKAQKALGEEMTRLIHGQEALDQAIKISAALFSGEVKNLSAAEIKLGFKDVPSFERESKEDIGLVDLIVEAKISPSKRQAREDIQNGAISINGEKVTDLQYVVTEAAKIEGEFILVRRGKKKYTLVK; encoded by the coding sequence ATGGAATTGCTTAAAGACCTCGAGTGGAGAGGGATTATTTATCAACAAACGGATGAAGAGGGTTTTAAGGACCTTTTAGAAAAAGAAAAGATTTCTTTATACTGTGGTGTCGATCCAACTGCGGATAGTATGCACATCGGACATCTATTGCCATTCTTGACATTGCGCCGTTTCCAGCAGCACGGTCATCGTCCACTTGTGCTAGTAGGCGGTGCGACTGGACTTATCGGTGATCCAAGCGGTAAAAAAGAGGAACGCCAGCTGCAAACACTGGAAAAAGTGCTTTATAATGCAGACTGCATAAAAGGGCAGCTATCCCACATCTTTGAATTCGACGGTGATAATGGTGCGGTCATGGTCAATAACTATGACTGGATAGGTAAAATCGATATGGTTACATTCTTGCGTGATTACGGGAAATACATCGGCATTAACTACATGCTGGCAAAAGATACGGTTGCTTCCCGCTTGGATACGGGGATTTCCTTTACTGAATTTGCGTACACGATCTTACAAGGAATTGACTTCGGTCATTTATACAGCAATTTCAACTGTAAATTGCAAATTGGCGGCAGTGATCAATGGGGCAACATTACGACCGGTCTTGAAATGATCAGGAAATCCAATGATGAGAATGCTAAAGCATTCGGTATGACGATCCCGCTCGTAACGAAAGCGGATGGAACGAAATTCGGTAAAACGGAAGGCGGAGCGATTTGGCTTGACCCGGAAAAGACGACTCCGTATGAATTTTACCAATTCTGGATCAATACAGCCGATGCTGATGTTGTGAAATACCTGAAATTCTTCACATTCCTATCTCGTGAGGCGATTGAAGAGTTAGAGCAATCTGTACAGACCGAACCGCATTTGCGTAAAGCGCAAAAAGCATTAGGAGAAGAAATGACACGTTTGATTCATGGTCAGGAAGCTCTAGACCAAGCAATCAAAATCTCTGCCGCCCTATTCAGCGGCGAGGTGAAGAATTTAAGTGCAGCGGAAATCAAATTGGGCTTTAAAGATGTCCCTAGCTTCGAACGTGAAAGCAAAGAAGATATCGGTTTGGTAGATTTAATCGTTGAAGCGAAAATTTCGCCATCCAAGCGTCAAGCCCGTGAGGATATTCAGAATGGGGCAATCTCCATAAATGGGGAGAAAGTGACTGATCTGCAATATGTAGTGACGGAAGCTGCCAAGATTGAAGGGGAGTTCATCCTCGTTCGTCGCGGCAAGAAGAAATACACATTAGTGAAATGA